A single genomic interval of Litoreibacter ponti harbors:
- a CDS encoding DUF2160 domain-containing protein encodes MLSWMAWTWPTGLFFIGLFTAMAIITVIEIRKPGTSERKGALGLTTTRGDRLFLTMLGSAYIFLAWLGIMGEPLWAPLGLSLAWGVFCFWKV; translated from the coding sequence ATGCTGAGCTGGATGGCATGGACCTGGCCCACGGGGCTGTTCTTCATCGGGTTGTTCACCGCGATGGCGATCATCACGGTGATCGAGATCCGCAAACCCGGCACGTCCGAGCGCAAGGGCGCCTTGGGCCTGACCACGACGCGCGGGGACCGCTTGTTCCTGACGATGCTGGGCTCGGCCTACATTTTCCTTGCGTGGCTCGGGATCATGGGCGAGCCGCTTTGGGCCCCGCTGGGCCTGTCGCTGGCCTGGGGCGTGTTTTGCTTCTGGAAGGTCTGA
- the urtB gene encoding urea ABC transporter permease subunit UrtB: protein MRLILSVLAVCLGLAIPANAQQLQTLLQTHADQIAKPKRASVGVVLDDLVASGLPQVLVFLEEWSDKNVWQRDADGLFFIAEADGETLALRDIDSGAETTGAKDEFTQLKPNGGVRRVIGTALVQFQLSDPDLSRRESAVASIARRPEAAQLAPLLASIDGETDAGLKARKTQLANFMSARFADAPEDRIAAIESLAQDTSVEARSVLNQILEVEAGVAKEAPEGNIARILDPTTAPDAFYAQLVSAELAPPRTTPDAIRAALEANLEGGMVAGLPVAQMNTNAARERAYARLAADDLVPQLVTQVYRDAALDEHVFYEIYDEPNADITAAAEAALASVESRVALAQTADLALDGLSLASIYFLAAIGLAITFGVMGVINMAHGEFIMMGAYTGYVIQLFIPDYTVSILVALPVAFAITFAAGVTMERLVIRHLYHRPLETLLATFGISIALQQLAKNIFGTQARPLTSPAWLDGAWVISDVIAISYIRIAIFVLALMFLALILFVLKRTRLGLEVRAVTQNPGMAASMGINPDRINMLTFGLGSGIAGIAGVAIGLYAKVTSEMGADYIVQSFMTVVVGGVGNVWGTLAGASMIGFLQKGIEWLNPSNTLAAQTYMILFIILFIQFRPKGIVAPKGRAAAD, encoded by the coding sequence ATGCGCCTGATCCTCTCCGTTCTGGCTGTGTGCCTCGGCCTTGCAATTCCCGCAAACGCCCAGCAATTACAGACACTTTTGCAAACCCATGCCGATCAAATCGCCAAGCCGAAGCGCGCGTCGGTCGGTGTTGTGCTGGATGATCTGGTGGCGTCCGGCCTACCGCAGGTTCTGGTTTTTCTGGAGGAATGGTCCGACAAGAATGTCTGGCAGCGCGACGCGGATGGCCTGTTTTTCATCGCCGAAGCCGATGGTGAAACGCTTGCTTTGCGCGACATTGACAGCGGTGCCGAGACCACCGGGGCCAAGGACGAATTTACCCAGCTGAAGCCCAATGGCGGCGTGCGCCGGGTGATTGGCACGGCGCTGGTGCAGTTCCAACTGTCTGACCCTGACCTGTCCCGGCGCGAAAGCGCAGTGGCCTCGATTGCGCGCAGGCCGGAAGCCGCGCAGCTCGCCCCCCTGCTCGCCTCCATCGACGGTGAAACCGATGCCGGGCTGAAGGCCCGCAAGACCCAGCTTGCCAATTTCATGTCCGCGCGTTTCGCAGACGCGCCAGAGGACCGGATCGCGGCGATTGAGAGCCTCGCCCAAGACACATCGGTCGAGGCGCGGTCGGTGCTGAACCAAATCCTCGAAGTCGAGGCAGGCGTCGCCAAAGAGGCGCCTGAGGGCAATATCGCCCGCATCCTTGACCCGACCACCGCACCCGATGCGTTCTACGCCCAGCTTGTCTCGGCAGAGCTTGCCCCGCCCCGCACCACGCCTGACGCGATCCGTGCGGCGTTGGAAGCAAACCTAGAGGGCGGCATGGTCGCTGGCTTGCCCGTGGCGCAGATGAACACCAACGCGGCCCGCGAGCGCGCCTATGCGCGGCTGGCCGCGGACGATCTGGTGCCGCAACTGGTCACGCAGGTCTACCGTGATGCCGCGCTCGATGAGCATGTGTTCTACGAGATCTACGACGAGCCGAACGCCGACATCACCGCCGCCGCAGAGGCCGCTTTGGCTTCGGTCGAGAGCCGCGTCGCACTGGCGCAGACGGCGGATTTGGCGCTCGACGGTCTCTCGCTCGCCTCGATCTACTTCCTTGCGGCCATCGGGCTGGCGATCACTTTTGGCGTGATGGGGGTCATCAACATGGCCCATGGCGAGTTCATCATGATGGGCGCCTACACCGGCTACGTCATCCAGCTGTTCATCCCCGACTACACCGTGTCGATCCTGGTCGCCCTGCCCGTGGCCTTCGCCATCACGTTTGCGGCCGGCGTCACGATGGAGCGGCTGGTGATCCGGCATCTCTACCACCGCCCGCTGGAGACCTTGCTGGCGACCTTCGGGATCTCGATTGCGTTGCAGCAGTTGGCCAAGAACATCTTCGGCACGCAGGCGCGCCCCCTGACCTCGCCCGCGTGGCTGGACGGGGCTTGGGTGATCTCGGACGTGATCGCGATCAGCTACATCCGTATCGCGATCTTCGTGCTGGCGCTGATGTTCCTCGCGCTGATCCTGTTCGTGCTCAAGCGCACCCGGCTGGGGCTGGAAGTGCGCGCCGTGACCCAGAACCCCGGCATGGCGGCGAGCATGGGCATCAACCCGGACCGCATCAATATGCTGACCTTCGGGCTTGGCTCCGGCATCGCGGGGATCGCGGGCGTGGCCATCGGGCTCTACGCCAAGGTGACGTCCGAGATGGGCGCGGACTACATCGTGCAAAGCTTCATGACCGTGGTCGTGGGCGGCGTCGGCAATGTCTGGGGCACGCTGGCGGGCGCGTCGATGATCGGCTTCCTGCAAAAGGGCATTGAGTGGCTGAACCCGTCCAACACGCTAGCCGCGCAGACCTACATGATCCTGTTCATCATCCTCTTCATCCAATTCCGGCCCAAGGGCATCGTCGCCCCCAAAGGCCGCGCGGCGGCGGATTGA
- a CDS encoding carbohydrate ABC transporter permease encodes MRKRSLIPILYILFLMLPIYWLVAMSFKTTNEILSGFSLFPQTFTLENYRVIFTDPSWYWGYINSIIYVSLNTVISITVALPAAYAFSRYSFLGDKTLFFWLLTNRMAPAAVFALPFFQLYSSVGLFDTHIAVALAHCLFNIPLAVWILEGFMGGVPKELDETAYVDGYSFPRFFITIFLPTIKAGVGVAAFFCFMFSWVELLLAKTLTAVEAKPIAATMTKTASSAGYELGLLAAAGTLTIIPGAIVIYFVRNYIAKGFALGRV; translated from the coding sequence ATGAGGAAAAGGTCTCTTATTCCAATCCTCTATATCCTGTTCCTGATGCTGCCGATCTACTGGCTGGTGGCGATGAGCTTCAAGACCACCAACGAGATCCTGTCGGGCTTCTCGCTGTTCCCGCAGACCTTCACGCTGGAGAACTACCGGGTGATCTTCACCGACCCAAGCTGGTACTGGGGCTACATCAACTCGATCATCTATGTGTCGCTCAACACGGTAATCTCGATCACGGTGGCGCTGCCCGCGGCCTACGCGTTCTCGCGCTACAGCTTTCTGGGCGACAAGACGCTGTTCTTCTGGCTGCTGACCAACCGCATGGCCCCTGCGGCGGTCTTCGCGCTGCCGTTCTTCCAGCTCTATTCCTCGGTCGGGCTGTTCGACACGCATATCGCGGTGGCGTTGGCGCATTGCCTGTTCAACATCCCGCTGGCGGTGTGGATCCTCGAAGGCTTCATGGGGGGCGTGCCGAAAGAGCTGGATGAGACGGCCTATGTCGACGGCTACTCGTTCCCGCGTTTCTTCATCACGATCTTCCTGCCCACGATCAAGGCGGGCGTGGGCGTGGCAGCGTTCTTCTGCTTCATGTTCTCGTGGGTCGAGCTGCTGCTGGCCAAGACCCTGACTGCGGTCGAGGCCAAGCCGATTGCGGCCACCATGACCAAGACCGCCTCATCCGCGGGATACGAGCTGGGATTGCTGGCCGCCGCCGGGACCCTGACGATTATTCCGGGCGCGATCGTGATCTACTTCGTGCGCAACTACATCGCGAAGGGCTTCGCCCTTGGCCGAGTTTAG
- a CDS encoding ABC transporter ATP-binding protein — protein sequence MAKITLSKLRHSYMPNPKGPEDYALKEIDLDWEDGGAYALLGPSGCGKSTLLNIISGLLEPSEGAILFDDRDVTSLPPDQRNIAQVFQFPVIYDTMTVYDNLAFPLRNRGFAEKFVNERVTEIAAMLEVEEMLRTRAAHLSPDNKQKISMGRGLVRDDVNVVMFDEPLTAIDPHLKWKLRSKLRELHQRVRATMIYVTHDQTEALTFADQVVVMQEGEVVQIGTPVELFERPQHTFVGHFIGSPGMNVLAADERDGGVSFEGQAVALEGKVTGQGGLAQIGIRPEFVSLSDTGLSARVRKVADVGRHSVVEAMVGDTPVKAIVEGDTPEQGEEVHLAFRPDQTRLYRDGWLATEART from the coding sequence ATGGCGAAAATTACCCTCTCCAAACTGCGACACTCCTACATGCCGAACCCGAAGGGCCCGGAGGATTACGCGCTGAAGGAAATCGACCTCGACTGGGAAGATGGCGGCGCCTACGCGCTGCTCGGCCCGTCGGGCTGCGGCAAGTCTACCTTGCTCAACATCATCTCGGGGCTGCTGGAGCCATCCGAGGGCGCGATCCTGTTCGACGACCGCGATGTCACAAGCCTGCCGCCCGACCAGCGCAACATCGCGCAGGTGTTCCAGTTTCCGGTGATCTACGACACAATGACCGTCTACGACAATCTGGCCTTCCCGCTGCGCAATCGCGGCTTTGCGGAGAAATTCGTCAACGAGCGCGTGACCGAGATCGCCGCGATGCTGGAGGTCGAAGAGATGCTGCGCACCCGCGCCGCGCATCTGTCACCTGACAACAAGCAGAAGATCTCCATGGGCCGCGGTTTGGTGCGCGACGACGTGAATGTCGTGATGTTCGACGAGCCGCTCACCGCGATCGACCCGCATCTGAAGTGGAAGCTGCGCTCGAAGCTGCGGGAGCTGCACCAGCGAGTGCGCGCCACGATGATCTACGTGACCCACGACCAGACCGAAGCGCTGACGTTTGCGGATCAGGTGGTCGTGATGCAGGAAGGCGAGGTCGTGCAGATCGGCACCCCCGTCGAGCTGTTCGAGCGGCCCCAACACACCTTCGTGGGCCACTTCATCGGATCGCCCGGCATGAACGTGCTCGCCGCTGACGAGCGCGATGGTGGTGTCAGCTTTGAAGGGCAAGCCGTTGCGTTGGAAGGGAAAGTGACCGGGCAGGGCGGTCTCGCCCAGATCGGCATCCGCCCCGAATTTGTGTCCCTGTCTGACACCGGTCTCTCTGCCCGGGTGCGCAAGGTCGCAGATGTCGGGCGCCATTCCGTGGTCGAGGCGATGGTCGGTGACACCCCCGTCAAAGCCATCGTCGAAGGCGATACCCCGGAACAGGGCGAAGAAGTCCATCTGGCCTTCCGTCCCGATCAGACCCGGCTTTACCGCGACGGCTGGCTCGCAACGGAGGCACGGACATGA
- a CDS encoding BlaI/MecI/CopY family transcriptional regulator — MKQKKKNDLLTEVELEFMTQLWALEEGTVRDVLDQLPEGRNLAYTSAATILRILEQKGFVTSRKDGKRHIFTPALAKDAYQTRSLKHLSVKLFDDAPAALVARLVDDAELTDEALGQIRALVDRRLKNDTG; from the coding sequence ATGAAACAGAAAAAGAAAAACGATTTGCTGACGGAGGTGGAGCTGGAGTTCATGACCCAGCTCTGGGCCTTGGAAGAGGGGACAGTGCGCGATGTGCTGGACCAGCTGCCGGAAGGCCGCAACCTCGCCTATACGTCAGCCGCCACGATCCTGCGTATCCTCGAGCAAAAGGGGTTCGTGACCAGCCGGAAGGATGGCAAGCGCCATATCTTCACCCCCGCGCTGGCCAAGGACGCCTACCAGACCCGCTCACTCAAGCACCTCTCGGTCAAGCTTTTCGACGACGCGCCCGCGGCCCTTGTGGCCCGGCTTGTCGATGATGCGGAGCTGACCGACGAGGCTTTGGGGCAAATCCGGGCGCTTGTGGATCGGAGGTTGAAGAATGATACCGGGTGA
- the urtA gene encoding urea ABC transporter substrate-binding protein, with product MANFAKLPTLACAALLGTTSLALACDAPIKVGVLHSLSGTMAISETTLKDTMLMLIEQQNAKGGVLGCELEAVVVDPASDWPLFAEKARELLTVHKVDVIFGNWTSVSRKSVLPVIEELNGLLFYPVQYEGEESSKNVFYTGAAPNQQAIPAVDYFLEELGVEKFALLGTDYVYPRTTNNILEQYLQDKGIAKEDIFVNYTPFGHSDWATIVGDVVALGEDGKQVGVISTINGDANIGFYKELAAADISADDIPVVAFSVGEEELSGLDTSNLVGHLAAWNYFQSAETPANAEFIKAWKAFAGEDRVTNDPMEAHYIGFNMWVNAAEAAGSTDVDAVRTAMYGQEFPNLTGGTAVMLPNHHLAKPVLIGEITAEGQFDIISKTSEVPGDAWTDFLPESAKLVSDWKDLGCGMYNTETKSCVQLTSNY from the coding sequence ATGGCCAACTTCGCTAAACTACCCACCCTCGCCTGCGCCGCGCTGCTGGGCACGACCTCTCTTGCGCTCGCCTGCGACGCCCCGATCAAAGTTGGTGTGCTGCACTCGCTGTCGGGCACCATGGCGATCTCCGAGACAACATTGAAAGACACCATGCTGATGCTCATCGAGCAGCAAAACGCCAAAGGTGGCGTTTTGGGCTGCGAGCTGGAAGCCGTGGTAGTCGACCCCGCCTCCGACTGGCCGCTCTTTGCCGAGAAAGCGCGCGAGCTGCTGACCGTGCACAAAGTGGACGTGATCTTCGGCAACTGGACCTCCGTGTCGCGCAAATCTGTGCTGCCGGTGATCGAAGAGCTCAACGGCCTGCTGTTCTACCCGGTGCAGTATGAGGGCGAGGAAAGCTCCAAGAACGTGTTCTACACCGGCGCCGCGCCGAACCAGCAGGCCATCCCTGCAGTGGACTACTTCCTGGAAGAGCTGGGCGTCGAGAAATTCGCGCTGCTGGGCACCGACTATGTCTACCCGCGCACCACGAACAACATCCTCGAGCAGTATCTGCAGGACAAAGGCATCGCGAAGGAAGACATCTTCGTCAACTACACGCCCTTCGGCCATTCTGACTGGGCGACCATCGTCGGCGACGTCGTCGCCCTGGGCGAGGACGGCAAGCAGGTCGGTGTGATCTCCACCATCAACGGCGACGCGAATATCGGCTTCTACAAAGAGCTGGCCGCAGCCGACATCTCTGCCGACGACATCCCCGTCGTGGCCTTCTCCGTGGGTGAGGAAGAGCTGTCGGGTCTCGACACCTCGAACCTTGTTGGCCACTTGGCCGCATGGAACTACTTCCAGTCCGCCGAGACACCCGCCAACGCCGAATTCATCAAGGCGTGGAAGGCCTTCGCCGGTGAAGATCGTGTGACCAACGACCCGATGGAAGCCCACTATATCGGCTTCAACATGTGGGTGAACGCGGCTGAAGCCGCCGGGTCCACCGACGTCGACGCCGTGCGCACCGCGATGTATGGGCAGGAATTCCCGAACCTGACCGGCGGCACCGCCGTGATGCTGCCGAACCACCACCTGGCCAAGCCGGTTCTGATCGGCGAGATCACCGCCGAGGGTCAGTTCGACATCATCTCTAAGACCTCCGAAGTGCCGGGCGACGCCTGGACCGACTTCCTGCCGGAAAGCGCCAAACTGGTGTCCGATTGGAAAGACCTCGGTTGCGGGATGTACAACACCGAGACCAAATCCTGCGTGCAGCTGACCTCCAACTACTAA
- a CDS encoding M56 family metallopeptidase, giving the protein MIPGDAVLDAFINANILFAVAYGLWWLARGLLDGAGLRHAYATQLRLLNTVFVAIVLSPFLILGLTQLMAALAPGVSMNLSDRVVALYLNGGFEMRATEFERLISMRDTITGDILGARGPLAQGVIAAFLAGCALGLARLGYSMLCLRRIVATSYAWRRFGRLRIHLSDRVLVPFSTRGLWNYYVVIPSGMLANADELRVSLAHEFQHLRQGDIEWEILLEALKPAFFLNPAYHAWKRRVEDLRELACDSEVLGRGRIGPRAYCETLLSVCQQTLRRDRAFVIAVPKVTLVTADRSALRDGKMSFLEQRIVTLLDARHLRHPRLVFAAMILPLLAAILVTAMAIQRPGDWSQDRLMLSTVVNLERLDEINRLSTFGRIRN; this is encoded by the coding sequence ATGATACCGGGTGACGCTGTTCTCGACGCTTTTATCAATGCCAATATCCTGTTTGCCGTGGCCTACGGGCTGTGGTGGCTCGCACGCGGGCTTCTCGATGGCGCGGGGCTGCGCCACGCCTATGCGACGCAGCTGAGGCTGCTCAATACGGTCTTCGTGGCCATTGTGCTGTCGCCGTTCCTGATCCTTGGGCTGACGCAGCTGATGGCGGCGCTCGCGCCCGGGGTCAGCATGAACCTGTCCGACCGGGTCGTGGCGCTGTACCTCAATGGAGGCTTCGAGATGCGCGCGACCGAGTTCGAGCGCCTGATTTCGATGCGCGATACGATCACCGGCGACATCCTCGGCGCGCGGGGGCCCTTGGCGCAGGGTGTGATTGCCGCCTTCCTTGCGGGCTGCGCTCTGGGGCTCGCGCGGCTTGGCTACTCGATGCTGTGCCTGCGCAGGATCGTGGCGACCAGCTACGCCTGGCGCCGTTTCGGGCGCCTGCGCATCCACCTATCCGACCGGGTGCTGGTGCCGTTCTCGACGCGCGGGCTGTGGAATTACTACGTGGTGATCCCGTCCGGGATGCTTGCGAATGCCGATGAGCTGCGCGTCTCGCTCGCCCACGAGTTCCAGCATCTGCGCCAGGGCGATATCGAGTGGGAGATCCTGCTTGAAGCGCTCAAGCCCGCCTTCTTCCTCAACCCCGCCTATCACGCGTGGAAGCGCCGGGTGGAGGACCTGCGCGAGCTGGCCTGCGACAGCGAAGTCCTGGGCCGCGGCCGCATCGGCCCGCGCGCCTATTGCGAGACCTTGCTGAGCGTGTGCCAGCAGACCCTGCGCCGCGACCGGGCCTTTGTCATTGCCGTGCCCAAGGTTACGCTTGTGACCGCGGATCGCAGCGCGCTGCGCGACGGCAAGATGAGCTTTCTGGAGCAGCGCATCGTCACCCTTCTGGACGCGCGCCACCTGCGTCACCCGCGGCTGGTCTTCGCCGCGATGATCCTGCCGCTGCTGGCCGCCATTCTGGTCACCGCCATGGCGATCCAGCGGCCCGGGGACTGGAGCCAGGACCGGCTGATGTTATCCACCGTGGTCAATCTGGAGCGGCTCGACGAGATCAACCGCCTGTCCACCTTTGGGCGGATCCGGAACTAA
- a CDS encoding extracellular solute-binding protein, whose product MRKYLLSATAAVAVIAGSGTAFADAAAAQKWIDSEFQPSTLSKDEQMAEMEWFIQAAEPYSGMEINVLSEGIPTHGYESEVLTKAFEEITGIKVNHQILGEGEVVQAVQTQMQTNRNLYDGYVNDSDLIGTHSRLQQAYNLTDMMAGDWAATTSPTLDLADFMGTQFTTGPDGDLYQLPDQQFANLYWFRKDWFDREDLQAAFKEKYGYDLGVPVNWSAYEDIAEFFSNDVKNIDGVDIYGHMDYGKRAPDLGWRMTDAWLSMAGAGSKGEPNGVPIDEWGIRMEEGSCNPAGASVSRGGAANGPAAVYAIRKWDEWLRNYAPPGAASYDFYQSLPALAQGNVAQQIFWYTAFTADMVKPQSEGNNTVDADGNPLWRMAPSPHGPYWEEGQKVGYQDVGSWTFLTSTPSDRAQAAWLYAQFVTSKTVDVKKSHVGLTFIRDSSVNHESFTERAPKLGGLVEFYRSPDRVAWSPTGINVPDYPKLAQIWWQQIGDVNSGAFTPQEAMDRLAEEMDITMSRMQRADEAQNVYGGCGPRLNEERDAEYWFANGGAKPKLDNEKPQGETVNYDELVARWNQ is encoded by the coding sequence ATGCGCAAGTATCTGCTCTCCGCGACAGCGGCCGTGGCCGTCATCGCGGGATCTGGGACTGCTTTTGCGGACGCCGCCGCAGCTCAGAAATGGATTGACTCAGAATTCCAGCCATCGACGCTCAGCAAAGACGAGCAAATGGCCGAGATGGAATGGTTCATTCAGGCCGCCGAGCCATATTCCGGCATGGAAATCAACGTGCTGTCGGAGGGTATTCCGACCCACGGCTACGAGAGCGAAGTGCTTACCAAGGCGTTTGAGGAAATCACCGGCATCAAGGTGAACCACCAGATCCTGGGCGAGGGCGAGGTCGTGCAGGCGGTGCAGACCCAGATGCAGACCAACCGCAACCTCTACGACGGCTACGTCAATGACAGTGACCTGATCGGCACGCACTCGCGTCTGCAGCAGGCCTATAACCTGACAGACATGATGGCGGGCGACTGGGCGGCGACGACCTCGCCGACGCTGGATCTGGCCGACTTCATGGGCACCCAGTTCACCACCGGCCCCGATGGCGACCTGTACCAGCTGCCCGACCAGCAATTCGCGAACCTCTACTGGTTCCGCAAGGACTGGTTCGACCGCGAGGACCTGCAAGCGGCCTTCAAGGAAAAGTACGGCTATGATCTGGGCGTCCCGGTCAACTGGTCGGCCTACGAGGACATCGCCGAGTTTTTCTCCAACGACGTCAAGAATATCGACGGTGTCGATATCTACGGCCACATGGATTACGGCAAGCGCGCGCCCGATCTGGGCTGGCGCATGACCGATGCGTGGCTGTCGATGGCCGGCGCAGGCTCAAAGGGTGAGCCGAACGGCGTGCCGATCGACGAGTGGGGCATCCGTATGGAAGAGGGCTCGTGCAACCCGGCTGGCGCATCCGTGTCCCGCGGTGGTGCGGCCAACGGTCCTGCGGCGGTCTACGCGATCCGCAAGTGGGACGAATGGCTGCGCAACTACGCGCCTCCCGGTGCGGCTAGCTACGACTTCTACCAGTCGCTGCCTGCTCTGGCCCAGGGCAACGTGGCCCAGCAGATCTTCTGGTACACGGCATTCACCGCCGACATGGTGAAGCCGCAATCCGAAGGCAACAACACGGTGGATGCAGATGGCAACCCGCTGTGGCGCATGGCCCCGTCGCCCCACGGCCCGTACTGGGAAGAAGGCCAGAAGGTCGGCTATCAGGACGTGGGCTCCTGGACTTTCCTGACCTCCACGCCCTCTGACCGGGCGCAGGCGGCATGGCTTTACGCGCAGTTCGTGACCTCCAAGACCGTCGATGTGAAGAAGTCCCATGTGGGTCTGACTTTCATTCGCGACAGCTCGGTGAACCACGAAAGCTTCACGGAACGTGCCCCCAAGCTGGGCGGACTGGTCGAGTTCTACCGCTCGCCCGACCGCGTGGCCTGGAGCCCGACCGGCATCAACGTGCCGGACTATCCGAAGCTGGCCCAGATCTGGTGGCAGCAGATCGGTGACGTGAACTCCGGTGCCTTCACCCCGCAGGAAGCCATGGACCGTCTGGCCGAGGAGATGGACATCACCATGTCCCGGATGCAGCGCGCCGACGAGGCACAGAACGTCTACGGTGGCTGCGGCCCGCGCCTGAACGAAGAGCGTGACGCCGAGTATTGGTTCGCCAATGGCGGCGCCAAGCCCAAGCTCGACAACGAGAAGCCGCAAGGCGAGACCGTGAACTACGACGAGCTGGTCGCCCGCTGGAACCAGTAA
- a CDS encoding carbohydrate ABC transporter permease — MKTENQKAWFFVLPVLLLVAFNALIPIMTVVNYSVQETFGDNLFFWEGLTWFEQILRSERFHAALGRQFLFTFLILIIEVPLGIAIALAMPKKGIWVPVCLVTMALPMLIPWNVVGAMWNIFTLPDIGLLGYFLNSVLGIDYNMTQSPVAAWITIVTMDVWHWTSLVVLLSYAGLVSIPDAYYQAAKIDGASPWKVFRYIQLPKMKTVLTIAILLRFMDSFNIYTEPFVLTGGGPGNSTTLLSIDLVKIALGQFDLGPAAAMSLIYFAITLLVSWLFYTLMTKDDAK, encoded by the coding sequence ATGAAAACCGAAAACCAAAAGGCATGGTTCTTCGTGCTGCCGGTGCTGCTGCTGGTCGCCTTCAACGCGCTGATCCCGATCATGACCGTGGTCAACTACTCGGTGCAGGAAACCTTCGGGGACAACCTGTTCTTCTGGGAAGGGCTGACATGGTTCGAACAGATCCTGCGCTCGGAACGCTTCCACGCCGCCTTGGGTCGCCAGTTCCTGTTCACCTTCCTGATCCTGATCATCGAGGTACCGCTGGGCATCGCCATCGCGCTGGCCATGCCCAAGAAAGGCATCTGGGTGCCGGTCTGCCTCGTGACCATGGCGCTGCCGATGCTGATCCCGTGGAACGTGGTGGGGGCGATGTGGAACATCTTCACGCTGCCCGATATCGGCCTGCTGGGGTACTTCCTGAACAGTGTGCTGGGCATCGACTACAACATGACCCAAAGCCCGGTGGCCGCGTGGATCACCATCGTGACCATGGATGTGTGGCACTGGACGTCGCTGGTGGTGCTGCTTAGCTACGCGGGCCTCGTCTCGATCCCGGATGCCTACTATCAGGCGGCCAAGATCGACGGGGCGTCCCCGTGGAAAGTGTTTCGCTACATCCAGTTGCCCAAGATGAAGACCGTGCTGACCATCGCGATCCTTCTGCGCTTCATGGACAGCTTCAACATCTACACCGAGCCCTTCGTGCTGACGGGCGGCGGGCCGGGCAACTCCACCACGCTTCTGTCGATTGACCTCGTCAAAATCGCCCTCGGTCAGTTCGATCTTGGCCCGGCGGCGGCGATGAGCCTGATCTACTTCGCGATCACGTTGCTGGTCAGCTGGTTGTTCTACACTCTGATGACAAAGGATGATGCGAAATGA
- a CDS encoding ABC transporter ATP-binding protein: MTLELKQATKVTRGITHIKPTSLVLETGHFNVLLGQTGAGKTSLIKLMAGLDPLASGQIFFDGQDVSKLSTQKRNISLVHQFFVNYPQMSVYDNIASPLRVAGMAKSEIDDRVQEAAKLMKLEPMLKRRPQELSGGQQQRCALARAIAKESRAVFLDEPLANLDYKLREELREQLPELFAGRGAVVVYATSEPEEALLLGGRTALMEDGVVTQFGPTAEIYRNPANLTAASVFSDPPINVLDVTSEKGGIWGGGNLTWNADDRSASEGQYHFAIRPHHVRPTRGSDADVEVTGRIQVTELSGSETSAHFEVQGRSWVSLAHGVHPYRVGEEHTFYMDPADGLYFANGAA; the protein is encoded by the coding sequence ATGACACTTGAGCTCAAACAGGCCACCAAGGTGACCCGCGGGATCACCCATATCAAGCCGACCTCGCTGGTGCTGGAGACCGGGCATTTCAACGTCCTGCTGGGCCAGACCGGTGCGGGCAAGACATCCCTGATCAAGCTGATGGCGGGTCTCGACCCGCTGGCTTCTGGGCAGATTTTCTTCGACGGGCAGGACGTCTCCAAACTGTCGACGCAGAAACGCAACATCTCGCTGGTGCACCAGTTCTTCGTGAACTACCCGCAGATGAGCGTCTACGACAACATCGCCTCCCCGTTGCGGGTCGCAGGCATGGCCAAGTCCGAGATCGACGACCGGGTGCAGGAAGCTGCCAAGCTGATGAAGCTGGAGCCGATGCTCAAGCGCCGCCCGCAGGAACTCTCCGGCGGCCAACAGCAACGCTGCGCGCTGGCGCGCGCGATTGCCAAGGAAAGCCGCGCGGTGTTCCTCGACGAGCCCTTGGCCAATCTCGACTACAAACTGCGCGAAGAGCTGCGCGAGCAGCTGCCGGAGCTGTTCGCCGGGCGCGGTGCCGTTGTGGTTTATGCAACGTCCGAGCCGGAAGAGGCGCTTCTTCTGGGCGGCCGCACCGCCTTGATGGAAGACGGGGTCGTCACCCAGTTCGGCCCCACGGCCGAGATCTACCGCAACCCCGCCAACCTGACCGCCGCGTCGGTCTTTTCCGACCCGCCGATCAACGTGCTCGACGTCACGTCCGAGAAGGGCGGCATCTGGGGCGGCGGCAACCTGACATGGAACGCCGATGACCGAAGCGCGTCCGAGGGCCAGTACCACTTCGCGATCCGCCCGCACCATGTCCGACCCACGCGCGGCAGCGACGCCGATGTCGAAGTCACGGGCCGCATTCAGGTGACCGAGTTGTCGGGCTCCGAGACCAGCGCGCATTTCGAAGTGCAGGGCCGGTCCTGGGTCAGCCTTGCCCACGGGGTGCACCCTTACCGCGTCGGCGAAGAGCACACCTTCTACATGGACCCGGCGGACGGTCTTTACTTTGCAAACGGGGCCGCGTGA